A stretch of DNA from Carbonactinospora thermoautotrophica:
TATCCCCGTCGGGGCCTATCCATCTCGGCAACCTGCGCGAGGTCATGACCGCACACTTCGTGGCCGAGGAGATCAAGTCCCGCGGCTACGACGTGGTGCACCTGCACTCCTGGGACGACTACGACCGATTCCGGAAGGTCCCCGCCGGGCTCGACGAAGGGCTGGCTGAGCATGTCGGCCGCCCCTTGGCCGCTGTGCCGGACCCGTACGGCGAACACGACTCGTACGCTGCACACTTCATCGCGGAGTTCACCGATGCCCTCGCGAAGATGGGTGTGCGGATGCGTGAGGTGCGTCAGTCCGAGCAGTATCCGCGCGGAACGTACAACGCTGCTATCCGTCGAGCCATGGACCGCCGGGGCGAGGTCTTCGACATTCTCTCGCGGTTCCAGACTGAGGGGCTGCACGACAAGCCACTCGAGGAACGCCGGGCCGAGTACTACCCGTTCAAGCCGTACTGCCAGTCCTGCGGTAAGGACTTCACGACGGTCGTCGGCTATGACGGTCTCGTCGTCGCATACCGCTGCCGGTGTGGCTATTCCGGGGAGATGGAGCTCGGCGATGGCGCACCGATCTCCGGGAAACTGGTGTGGAAGGTGGACTGGCCGATGAGGTGGGTCCACGAACAGGTGGTCTTCGAGCCAGCGGGCGAAGACCACCACGCGCCATCGAGCAGCTACGCATCGGGCAAGGTTCTGGTTCGGGAAATCTTCGGCGGTACGGCACCGTATTCGTTCGCGTACACGTTCGTCGGTTTGGCGGGTGGGTCGAGCAAGATGTCGAGCTCGGCCGGTGGGGCGGCGATCCCCGCGACCGCGCTGGATGTGCTGGAGCCCGCGATGTTGCGGTGGCTGTATGTGCGGCGTGCCCCCTCCCAGTCGTTCACCATCGACCTCTCACCCCGCGCGGTACAGCGGCTGTACGAGGAGTGGGATCAGTTCGGAGAGCGC
This window harbors:
- the lysS gene encoding lysine--tRNA ligase, with protein sequence MAETELSWIQRAADAAIEHAHRLGVETIVCASGVSPSGPIHLGNLREVMTAHFVAEEIKSRGYDVVHLHSWDDYDRFRKVPAGLDEGLAEHVGRPLAAVPDPYGEHDSYAAHFIAEFTDALAKMGVRMREVRQSEQYPRGTYNAAIRRAMDRRGEVFDILSRFQTEGLHDKPLEERRAEYYPFKPYCQSCGKDFTTVVGYDGLVVAYRCRCGYSGEMELGDGAPISGKLVWKVDWPMRWVHEQVVFEPAGEDHHAPSSSYASGKVLVREIFGGTAPYSFAYTFVGLAGGSSKMSSSAGGAAIPATALDVLEPAMLRWLYVRRAPSQSFTIDLSPRAVQRLYEEWDQFGERAEAAGASAVDAHLREVCLRTSAGTVDHSRRPVSFRLLSSAADITQADTVQIDRIVRQHLDKAETLPGRDALLKELEPRLTCAINYATRLLPPEERTTIRTEFNDEAWRDLDEQTRKGVQMLDERLDDSWTLEGLTHLLYGIPKLLKGLPEDAPPSPELKKAQRAFFAALYQLLCSSDTGPRLPTLLLSIGPERAHRLLSGHVTA